The DNA region GTTTAAGCAATTccatttcctcctcctgctgttgTAATGACTTGCTTTTTGTGTAGGCTTACATATAGTTATATAGCAAATTTGTAAGCTGTCCATAAGCCTTGCATATGAAATTGATCATGATATTAAAGATAATGTTAGGTGTGGGGAAAGTCAGAGATGTCATCAGACCCAGACCCACAACCTGTTAGgatttactatttatttttctggAAAGCTTTAAGAATATCTTGGTGTCTAAAAGTAGTAGGGTCAGTACAGAAGCAATCATGAATATGTTCCCACACTATACTGAGTCATGCATTTGTCTGACTGTATTGTGCTTTttgagaaataaatgtttaatcatattctatttcttaattttttttttactgtatccAACCTTTTACTTtgtaaaaaacaatttattttcaattgtttaaatgtgtgttaattaaatatttaaaaagcaaaaatataatttataaaatatctGTATTTCAGTAAGATATTGGTACCCAAAGACAGTCTAAATGCTATTTCTGAGGAATAACTGTTATTTCATGCATGCTACGCCATGCACagatgtacattttattttcatgactgTGTAGTCACTGCAGTAATTATGTATCTCTGCAAGCTATTATGTACTTTAGCTAGAATCCGAACAGGAcagaatagttttttttaaacagaaccAGATAGTGCTCTTGAACGTAGCCCCATTAAACGGTGGCCAACTCTCCCGCCTCCCAATATTATAGACCAATCACAATGAAGTAATGGAACACTTCCCTCATTTGATTGGCTACAATATGTGTCATGTCCATTAGCACCAGGAAGTTTACATTTTGCTGTCAGTAGATGCAGGATGGGAAGCAAAGCTGCTACTCTGTAAAAGGTTAGCGGTACACACGTTTGGTTATCATTTTTAAGTTGACCCTCTTTGTGAAAATCATGTACGTCATATATTTATTACACCCAAAGCGTCTCATATACAAGCGTTCAGGTACAAATGAAGTAATGTAGCTACAGAGctttgctaacgttagctaataGTTAATCAAGCTAATGTTATCCAGGGTCCAAGACTACCACAGTTTCACTGAGGGGCAGCAACAATATGCAGAAATGTTATTCAGCTTAATATTTCGCATTGTTACCAATATATTTTTGCTCGTAAAAGCCTGGGAAGGGGAAGTTATTTTATTGCAATTCTGTTGCTGAAATGGTCTTATATAGTAGCTTCAGGAAGCAGTTTTACATAAGATTTAAATTATATGGAGTTTGGTATGAAGCACAGTCAGCTATGCGATGTGTTTATAACGTAAAGCACATATGTTATTATTTTCGTccataaaatgttcacaaataGAAACAAATATCTATGTTTCCTCTGAGCCCAAATTGACATATTCACGTGTCTTATTTTGTCCGCATCAGtcccaaaacccaaaatatgAAGTTAAATCACAGACAAGTTATTTTCTGTGATATTGTACAGCTCAACTTGCACCGACCATCATTCAGACACAAAGGCTGAAGCTGCACCTTAGATATTGAACAACAATCCTATAAGGAcgacagcagctggggggatTTTGATGAGATatgatttagagctgcaacaattagtcaattactGGACTAGttaccaactattaaattaattgccaactattttaataattgattcaATATTCCAAGTCGttcttcaagaaaaaaaatacaaattctatgtttctagcttctcaaatgtgaatattttctggtttcttcagtcctctatgacagtaaattgaatatctttgggttgcggacaaaacaagacatttgaagatgtcatatTGGACTTTGGAAACAgcgtttgacatttttcatcattttctgacattttatagatcaaataactaatccattaatcaatgaatcaacagattaatcgataatgaaaataatcgttagttgctgCTCTGACATGACATTTTGCTAAATTCAAATGGCTGAAATATGGTTGGAATATGTCAGCTGTGCAGCATATGTTTTAGATACTGACTATACTGTCTGAAATCAATATATGCATTCTGTTTTTTagtggatttttcctttaattgtACTCCACTGTATGTAAACATAATGTCcgtgatgtgtgtgttctgccATCCTTTGTGTCTGACTGCAGAGCACTatgggaaacacagagagtgtGGTGGTGCAAAAGCGGCTTGCCCGCTTCCGCCCTGAGGAACGGCCAGTGGTTGAGGGGGTCTTCGACAGGCTCCAGGGTTGTGTCGGGGGCCCTTCAGGAGCCCCAGGGAAAACACCAGCAGGGAAGACTCTAACACTTGAGATGCTGCAGGTGTGAATGTTAGGATGACTGTATTATTAGTGTAATAAGGTAAAAACTAAGTTTATTGTGCCCTGGATTGACAGAGAAATCTATAGTCTTACAgtgttaaaatgtcattaatgCAGCATTAGAGCTCTTATTAAGTCTGCATTAAATGACttatttgcattatttgcaCCACATGCCCACTGAGattaatacaaaacacaaaatacaactcTCAAGACACATTTGGACTTAATTTCCAGTTGTactttttctatttgtttctcatttcagtttagttttacattatttagtAGTCATCTACCCCCTTTTTGTCCCTCCCAGTCCTCCATGAGCAGCCTGGCACCAGACTCCATGGTAAGGAGGGTCTACCAGTGCATGTGCAGTATTGACTCTGGATTGGCAGCATCCACAGCCCCGGGGAAAACCAGCACCTCTGCTACTTCTGGAGTGGGTCGAGAGCAACTTGTCATCTTCCTAGCAGACACCCTGCGAGGCACTGCAGAAGAGCGGGCTCCGCTTGTCATGGCCATGTCACAGCATGGAGCAGGGTCCACAGTTGTCACATGTGAGCAGGTAGCAGAGGTGAGTAGAGGATTGAATTTCAGTGTCAATTTCAgtggtatttttcttttatcacaacCCTGCCACCTTCATCATCCCCTACTGATGCCCTACTCTGGCCTTTCCCCATAGTTCCTACAAGACCTGATCTCTGCTGTGGTTCAGATTCTGGTCCACAGAGGGCGCCTGCAGGGCTGGAAGCCAGAGAGAATGGGTGATGGCTCTCTGGGTGTCAAACTCCTGGCAGAGCAGATGTGTTCTGAGCTCAAACCTTCAGGTAAACAGGTGATTTGAAGGTCTTTGGCTATATAACCCCAGGAAATGTGACTGCTGaccctgcttctctctcttctctcttgttTCACCCCCCAGACCAGGGAGACTGTGATGTTTCCTGTCTGGAGGACTGGATTTTCAGGGTGTCCCAGGTATCATCGTACCTGGAGATGCTGGTGGCTGAGGGTCTAAATGTTTCCCTAAGCGGCCGGCCGGCCCCCACCCTCCTGCCCCCTTGCCGGGAGACACCCTGGAAAGAGCTGAGGTGTCTGCTGGACCTTCCCACCCTCATGTTTTTGGCACCACAGGTCAGtttcaagtcaaatcaagtcagtttttatttatatagcccaatatcacagaCAGttatgcaatagatgttgtgcGTACAGAATAGACCGAGATAGCACAACAAGATAGCAGTAtagaaaaacaggatgacaaaattatagataGACTGATAAACTAGTGTACAAATGTTGGTGAGTTCTGACCAAAATATGTTGTGTTATGGTTTGATTTTTGTCTGAACAAACTTTTAGTGAGAATTCTAGCTCTAGAATACGGCAgatttttttaagagaaaaatatggaaatttaGGCAGTTGCTACAACCTTTTTGTTAATGGAAATGCcattttagaaagaaagaaagaacagacgacaagaagaaagaaagggaaagaaaaaagaaaagagatcaggatgaaaaaaatacaactaatACCAAAAGACTTTCAGCTCTCCAGGCCCATTCCTGTCCATCCTGCCTAACCCTACTACTGACATAAAAAGGGTCAAATACAACACTGCTTCATGTATCATGCATGGTATAATAGCCACCATAGTACACAAGGTtgcttttcctctcctctaATATTCTTGTTATGAAAAGTGTTTCTCGGTAGATCTGAtttagaaacatatgaaaatggaGAACTAATCCCacctcaataaataaaactatgagttcatttaaaacatgaactCATAGTTTTAACATATAGTACACATCTTAAAATATAGCACAGAAGGAGGAAGTTGGGGTGGTGCAGGGATCTGTGACAGCAAACTGAGTTACTCATTCACTACATAGTACTTTACTCTATAGTGagccacaataaaaaaaaatataaatggacACTTCTTTTTTCCTGCCACTGTGGGAATTTTTAAAGCACTATATAGTGCATATGAGTGGCATGAAATATGAGTGACATACTGTTAATAAGTTCCACACTGCCAGTAATATATGGTATATGTTATTGGTGATTTGTATCTACCAGTTGAATGAATGACATGCCATCTATAGGTCCCATAAACCAGCTGCAGCTTACTAAGAATCAACAGCGAGATACCACTGAGAACTGGTACACAAGCACCACATAGCAAACCATCAACTACCTTTTAATCTCTGCACCGCTAGAATTAAATCTGGGTAAAGTTGACACATTTCTGTGTCATGCTTGCTTTTAAAAAGccaaatttaatataatttgtaaAGACAGACAGTTCTGACCTGTCCATCAGAAATCTATCAACAGCTTGGACAGGACACAAAGGCCCATAGTTATCAGACTAGTTAACTTTCACAagttaatttatatattttttatcgGGAACAAACATCACTAAGAGCATTGTGTCAGGTAGAATGGCATGACCCAAAAAAAGAGTAAAGCAAGCGTTAAGAAGAGGGACAAGTTTTTCCATCATATTTGAGATGTTCAGCAATATTTTAATGTCAGTTCCTACTGACTCATTGTCATCTGGCTTTATTATCATGTCATACAATTCATCAGACACCACTATCACGCCCTCAGTGAGGTCATTAGTTGTAAACTTTATGCTGTGCATGTAATTAATCAAGTCATAAGATAGATGCTTCTGCCATAACTTGACAATTTCATCTGTGCCACTCACACCATTATTATTAGATGGTAAATGAGTTTTACTGTTATTCATTGTTCTGACCTTTACAACACTAGATCATTCTTAGTAGGAATATGAGATTAAAGAAGTATTGTATACAGCATGTAATATAATACCTGGAGAGCTTAatgacacaaagaaaaatagagaataaaatGTACGTATGCGTGTCTGCCCACATAATTCTAAAGCTTGGAATAGAAGGAGAAATATAATCTAGGATTAATAAAAGTTTTGGTTTTGTCaccatattttgttttgttttgttttgttcatgtttttttcatattgtatatCGTTATATTTATATAGAACCTTTATAAACCTGGTGTCACAAAATGCTTCCCaattaaagacataaaatttTCATGAGTCAATGTGCTGTAAGATGTTGGTGAGTATATTTAATCCAtcattttggtttgttgttgattaatttgtcTAAGTAATCGCAATGTCTGATAaatgatgacaataaaatataactatGGATTCATTCATATATCCGTGTCATAGaatgactgttgtttaaagctGTTACGCAGCCATAGTTcactcacacaggtgttttcactgaCGCTGGCTGATTAGATCTCTcctcaggactgtgtgtgtacgtgtgtgtgtgtgggtgtcagtgtgtgtgtgtgtgtgtgtgtgtacagaccATGGGTGATTGACATCTTCCTCATTCCCCTGTTAGTTTAGTAACACCTGCAGGAAAATGTACACCTTTATCATTCTTATGGAGTTTGGTGACCTCACTTCATTACGACCATAGCTTTACTTTCCCAGGATAAATTCTGCCAGAATAACTGAAAACAGCAGTTTATATTTACTACTAGTCATATTTACTCACACTCAGTATTCACTACCAATTCTCTGTTAACCTTTCCAGCTGCCAGACAGTTACAGCGCCCCCTGGAGACTTGTGTTTTCTACACGGCTGCACGGGGAGAGCTTCACCAGGATGGTGACTGGCCTGACTAAGCGGGGGCCCACCTTGCTGCTTATCAAAGACACAGAGGGACATATTTTTGGTGGCTTTGCCTCCCACGGCTGGGACGTCAAACCTCAGTTCCAGGGTAAGAGAAGGGACAAGCTTTGTTTGATCCCACAGCACTTTCATGTTGCACGACTTACAGACCTTAGATCCAGTTTGCTATTTGATGAAAACTGTCTCTAGTTTAGTAGTTGCCTTCAACAGTTCTACAGAGAGCACAGTGGTTTTAGCCTGCACACTTCACTAGTTCAGGTTAGCAACTGAgccactgaaaaacacagctaGCAGCATTTAAAATACTTTGGTAGGTAATAGATATAACTATTTATCTCAATAATAAGTGATATTTGGCTACAGTAGCTTGCAAGTTAGCATAGCATACTAGCAACTAAAAGTGCACCTTTATACTTGTAATTCATGCAATGAGCTGGACTGGGAACAGACTGGTGAacaacaggaagagagacaacAGCAGCTGCATGGAGACTCTAACCAGAAGAGTGCAGAGGTTCCCACTCAGAGGTGGTGAGATGTTGTTGGAGGCAAAAGTGAAAGTCCAGTCAGACTTCTCATTGTCAACGAATCCCATAAatagaccaaaaccaacaatgttttttaaagacatgaatctttaaaaaatggTCATGAATGTAAGCTTTCATTTTTTGTTACTCAGCATTTTGGTGAATTTAAAGTCATACAAAGCTAAAGACTGaacttaaatatattttaagatcaTACAAATGCTAATGCAGCGTGGCACTGGCACTTACTTATAGGAGATCAAAATTGTACCTTAGGTATCAAGACTTACAGCTGAATTAAAATTTCTCAATAGTAGAACTGTTTATGAGACAGTTGTTTCTGTACTACTGAATTCAGAACAGAGATGATTTGTAGAAAATAACTTAGACCACACTGATAGATTAAGGCTCTTAAATCTATGATGCTGTGGTTATTTTGCTGTGGTAGAAACATTATCATCATGTTGCTGTGGACCAGACCCCAGCTCAAGACTAATATTAAAGCACTGATAAGAGGACACAATGAGGAAGTAATACTACTTGTTTGAATACTGTTGGCTGTCACTTGACTTTTCTCTCAGATCTTCAcaatttgtatatttgtgtgtgtgtgcaggtgacTCCAGATGCTTCCTGTTCACTGTGTTCCCCAGACTGAGAGTTTATACAGCTACAGGATATAACCAACACTTCATGTACCTCAACCAGAATCAGCAGACCATGCCCAACGGATTGGTGAGATAGCATTAGTTTAACAGAGGAGAACTTTTTATTCTATTGCTTGTGGCCTGTAATTATCAGATGTAGCTTAAACTTGTAATCCCCTTAAATTTAGGCAGCACACTGAATGAGAATATTGTTTTTCATATATATCATGATAACATTGCATCAGTGTACAAGGTTTCTGATTCAGGGAACAGTTTACCATTGCCCCCAACATTTGATATTATGAATATCATACAGTGTTATTTATTACATAACGTTTCCTGTTGTATAACCTCTGTGTGTTAGAAGCCAGAGTCTGTGTTCCACAACAGATAGGAAAAACACTATTATCGATcaaatcaaactttttcacaGTGGTAGAATAGTAGCCCTAACAACCATTGATCAAATGACTATATGTAACATTATAGTGGTCGATTTTCATGAccagactctgcagttcccctcaccTCTACAGAgcgttttagcctctttcagcttaTAGTTTTATAGCTTCCAACTCCATTCTCATTAGCATAATATTCAGCAGCATAGGAAGCTGTTTGTGGTGAagaagctctgataaacccactgtacattacctgccctgcaccaaatggcagacaaagttagatAATAATGTATAcgttttgtgtttttagcttATCTCTCTTGATGTAGTGCAAGCTGATGTTGGGGCATATGAATTAATTCATGTAAATTTTAACAAACTTTTGATGAAAATCTGACATGTGGGATTGGATGGCCCTATTGGTATTATTGTCATTACTATACTGAACTTGAATTTGAATGTTGTACCAAGGTTCATGAAGTTTGGTGACGTTAAATAATTTCACCATGGCACTGCCCAACCTCAAACTGAGCAGAGGTCTGACTGTTCGCTAAGCCCTGCCCCTTAGTCACTTACTTAGTTACTCAGTAATTTTTCATACAATGGGTCATTGATTTCAGACGAAGATAGACAAAAGCAGGCTTTCTCATTTCTAGCCAGCAACTGTTTATTTTGCCTGCTGTGAAGACAACTGTCActggcagattttatcagcCATAGCTAGCCAGCTGATTAAGCTAGCCTTAGCTCTATGACTGTTGAAAATGCCATCTCAGACTCTGTCTctgactttttaatatttccagctgacttgttttaaaatgggaACTCTGTTAAAAgggtcttaaatatgcacttgataGCTACATACATTATATTGTCATAAAAAGCCGAGGCTATAGTCAGCATCCTCACCAGCTGATGATTCACAGagaagacatggaaataaagaaacagcattgTTCTTGCATTAGTCTTTGTAAgtatgataaagaaaaatgtaatcaacTGTTATTTCACTCTAACATAAACCTGTTTAGCTACATACATTTCTTCCCGACTGCAGCTGGCCTCATCACCAAGGCCCCCCCTCCCAACTCCATGGTTACTTTAACGTGACACATCACAATCTCTTATTTGcacatttaacatttgcatattttttattataaattatgcATACTGCATACACTGTATACTCCTGGTCAATACAATAAAGCTGACTGATACTTTCTGATACTTGGACAAGCAAGACAGAGGTTAAGCTTTACTGTTCATATTTTCAgtatgtttcatttaaaatattacaagaTAAAAATCTTTTAGGATGAGGACTATGTGATGTGTTTGGTAAATGATTTTGCCTGGGGAGTGTAAACttcctcaaaaatccagtaaagagcaggacagagctgcTAATGCTAAACTCTGATAGCATCCAGGACCAGCTTCCACACAGTGGAGAAATACTACACCAGTGGGCCTACTATTGTGAACCGGGATTCTTTTTTAAGTAAACTAAAATGTAGTTAACTAATAAAATGTACCTTGTCATAAGTTACTAATATAGATAGTAAGCTAGTTTTActgacatgctaacatttgcaacTTAAGTTTAAGCAGACAAGCACACTGTAATTCATtctttacactttggttttggTGTAATGATGATGCATAACAATAATCCTATGACATACTtgtctttattctttttgtGCTTATGTTTTCCGGTCATCATCAGGGAATGGGCGGTCAGCACGGATACTTTGGCCTGTGGTTGGATAGTGACTTTGGACGTGGCCATAGCCGTGCACGGCCCAAGTGTACCACCTACGGCAGCCCTCAGCTCTCCGGAAACGAGGACTTTACCTTGGACTCTATGGAAGTGTGGGCGGTCGGAAAACCCCCAGAACCAGAGGAGGTCAGAGTACTTGTTCAGTTCTTAATTTATGAGAAAGTCAAGGTTATATCCATGCTGTTTCCAAGAACATCCTGTTTGACATTGTTCCACACATTTACACTGTGAGGAACTCAGTTCAAAGACTTCTTCAGTCTTCAACTGTTAGGTGAGgctataattataataaaacttGCCACCCAATATTTTTAGAATTCAGACAGGGGGAAACATACCCATCAGGCATGCAATTAACTGTACCAACTGTACTACAAATAGAGAACCTCATTTACATCCCAGctttttttacattatacagCTGTTTCCTTTAGACTGAGGAGAATTAAACCCACggtatgtctgtatgtatgactgtctgactgtttttgtgtttcagggtgAGGAAGGCCAGGGCAAAAGGAGTGTCCTGGATATGGATCCAGAGGCTCAGGCCATAATGGAGATGACAGGGAAGACTCTGCACAGTCAGGGCCTCAGGGAGCCAGAGGAGGACCAGGAGCAGTGAGGGCCAACAGGGAAATAGACCAAAGCCATCACACCTAATTGAGGCCTCCAGTCTATCTGGTACTGACACACGTTGGGATTTTATAATCTGACATTTACATCTAGCCATAAGAAATATCTCCAATATACACAGTGATATCAGATTTATCTTTCCTTGCCTTTCATTCTGATTGGTCCCTtatacacacaaactgctgctaAAGATGATTAAAGATGGTTTTGGCTGTCCAAGATCACAACATAAACCAGGCTAACAAAGTCTAACTACGGTAGATCTAAAATCAGCTTATTAGTGATCTGTAATGTCTGATATGATCTTTTTGCACAAACAACTGACAGCCACCAGTCATCATCTCTGTTGAAGGCACAGAAGTATCCTGGGTGTGTTCACACTTCTTTCCACCAAGCTACACTGGTGCTGAACTGAAGAAAAcgtttttaaatgaatatatcACAGATTAATCCATCAGAGAAGAGGCAGGGGTTCCCGTTTCTTCACCAGCAGTAGCCTCGGtcaaccagaatgcaatgcatCTACATCACCTCTATTGAAATCACTAACTGAAGTGTTATGTTCAGGAGAGTGAGCCCCACAGTTTTTTTATCGTCTTAAACCAACCAATAGTTTTATTGCTACAGCATTCAAAAAACCTTCAGGTTTAGTAGACATGGTCTGACATGAGCCTGTTAGTCAATCTCTATCTAGCTATTTCACCTTCTGAGCCATTATATTTATGTGTGAACATGTGACTAATGATAAGATCCTTCATATGTTGTGTTAGTTATTCAGGGACCGTTTTTTCAAACACCAGGGATGCTAAATACTTGATCCCTCCTCAAACTGACAGCTGTGGATAAACCTCATGAATACTAGAGACAAAACTACCCATTTTTACAGACTGGATGTACCTCtggatttaatatttttatttaatttattttttgctcaAAGTCTATGGCGTGCCCACCCACATCATGACCCAGACACTGGATGAGAGGTTGGACTGACTAGCCACTTTGGATTTTTCCTCGAGCAAATCTTCAGTGCAGCAGAA from Thunnus albacares chromosome 7, fThuAlb1.1, whole genome shotgun sequence includes:
- the meak7 gene encoding MTOR-associated protein MEAK7; its protein translation is MGNTESVVVQKRLARFRPEERPVVEGVFDRLQGCVGGPSGAPGKTPAGKTLTLEMLQSSMSSLAPDSMVRRVYQCMCSIDSGLAASTAPGKTSTSATSGVGREQLVIFLADTLRGTAEERAPLVMAMSQHGAGSTVVTCEQVAEFLQDLISAVVQILVHRGRLQGWKPERMGDGSLGVKLLAEQMCSELKPSDQGDCDVSCLEDWIFRVSQVSSYLEMLVAEGLNVSLSGRPAPTLLPPCRETPWKELRCLLDLPTLMFLAPQLPDSYSAPWRLVFSTRLHGESFTRMVTGLTKRGPTLLLIKDTEGHIFGGFASHGWDVKPQFQGDSRCFLFTVFPRLRVYTATGYNQHFMYLNQNQQTMPNGLGMGGQHGYFGLWLDSDFGRGHSRARPKCTTYGSPQLSGNEDFTLDSMEVWAVGKPPEPEEGEEGQGKRSVLDMDPEAQAIMEMTGKTLHSQGLREPEEDQEQ